A DNA window from Luteolibacter luteus contains the following coding sequences:
- a CDS encoding endonuclease/exonuclease/phosphatase family protein encodes MRKLLPLVTIATVLAGSLPVAAWLGGGFWFIDLFNHFQVQFAWFLLLCLLLLLLGRRWKSAALAGVFLLVPLVRILPWFSAVPAVAGGTGSVRLCSFNVLASNGRYSDAIAWVRKSAPDAIFFTEVDEDWSEALKELEHDYPHWINAGPDFAFFSKLPIQSSSVDLVSESGYPLLRVRLVTPGGPVTYIAGHPLPPMTPRWARSMDVFMEEMARCVESESGRVVVAGDFNSSRWSHRSKPLVNAGLIEAAKGKSPGPTWKRTNLIFGIPIDRMLYRGEGFGCRSFEIGPDLGSDHRPVTGEFVW; translated from the coding sequence ATGCGAAAGCTTCTTCCTCTTGTCACGATTGCCACCGTTTTGGCTGGATCGCTTCCTGTTGCCGCGTGGTTGGGAGGTGGCTTTTGGTTCATCGATCTCTTCAATCACTTCCAAGTGCAGTTCGCCTGGTTCCTACTGCTATGTCTTTTGTTGCTGCTTCTGGGCAGGCGCTGGAAGTCGGCGGCTCTGGCAGGAGTTTTCCTGCTGGTGCCTCTGGTAAGGATCCTTCCTTGGTTTTCTGCCGTTCCGGCGGTCGCGGGAGGTACAGGATCCGTCCGGCTGTGCTCGTTCAATGTCTTGGCCTCGAATGGCCGGTATTCGGACGCGATCGCTTGGGTAAGAAAAAGTGCTCCGGATGCGATCTTCTTCACCGAGGTAGATGAGGATTGGTCGGAGGCATTGAAGGAGCTGGAACATGACTATCCCCATTGGATCAATGCGGGGCCGGACTTCGCGTTTTTCTCGAAGCTGCCAATTCAGTCCTCCTCCGTGGATCTCGTCAGCGAGAGCGGCTATCCTTTGCTCCGGGTGAGGCTGGTCACGCCTGGAGGACCGGTGACCTACATCGCAGGTCATCCTCTCCCGCCCATGACTCCACGATGGGCGCGTTCCATGGATGTCTTCATGGAAGAGATGGCCCGATGTGTTGAATCGGAATCCGGACGCGTGGTAGTGGCGGGTGATTTCAATTCCAGCAGATGGAGCCATAGATCGAAGCCTCTTGTGAATGCCGGCTTGATCGAGGCGGCGAAAGGCAAGTCTCCGGGACCGACATGGAAGCGAACGAACCTGATCTTCGGGATTCCCATCGACCGCATGCTATATCGGGGCGAGGGCTTCGGATGCCGGAGCTTCGAGATTGGTCCTGATCTAGGGTCGGATCACCGGCCGGTGACAGGAGAATTTGTTTGGTGA
- the fusA gene encoding elongation factor G — protein MKDLTKYRNIGIFAHVDAGKTTTTERILKLTGKIHKIGEVHDGASTMDFMEQEAERGITIQSAATTCFWKGNQFNVIDTPGHVDFTIEVYRSLKVLDGGIGVFCGSGGVEPQSETNWRYANDSGVARVIYVNKLDRIGADFYRVVGQVKRVLGAHPLVMVLPIGTESDFVGVVDLLTRKAHIWDDSGLPENFKVTDVPADMVDKVEEYRAALIETAVEQDDEVMEKYLEGVEPDIETVKRCIRKGTIDLAFFPTYCGSSFKNKGLQLVLDAVVDFLPSPPEVKPLPEVDAEGNETGEFAISDPTKPLRALAFKIMDDKFGALTFTRIYSGTIKKGDTILNSFTGKTERVSRMVEMHADDRNEVESAQAGDIIAIVGLKNVQTGHTLCDEKNPATLEPMVFPDPVISIAVAPKDKANAEKLATAIGKMVQEDPSFRVETDEETNEMILKGMGELHLDIKIDILKRTHKVEVNVGAPQVAYRETITKPVTDSYTHKKQSGGSGQYAKIDYTIEPGEPGSGFIFESKVVGGSIPKEFIPAVDKGFKTSVDKGPLAGYPCLDFKVTLNEGGFHAVDSSNIAFEIAAKAAYRQTMPKCAPQILEPMMKLDVFAPEEKVGDVIGDLNRRRGMIQGQEPTPGGVRVKAEAPLSAMFGYIGDLRTMTSGRGQFSMEFSHYAPCPKNVSDEVIKAAKEREEAKRK, from the coding sequence ATGAAGGACCTCACCAAATACCGCAACATTGGCATTTTCGCTCACGTGGATGCGGGCAAGACGACCACCACCGAGCGTATTCTCAAACTCACCGGCAAGATCCACAAGATCGGTGAGGTGCACGACGGTGCTTCCACCATGGACTTCATGGAACAGGAAGCTGAGCGCGGCATCACCATCCAGTCCGCCGCCACCACCTGCTTCTGGAAGGGCAACCAATTCAACGTCATCGACACCCCGGGCCACGTTGACTTCACCATCGAAGTTTACCGCTCGCTGAAGGTCCTCGACGGCGGTATCGGCGTATTCTGCGGTTCCGGCGGTGTGGAGCCCCAATCCGAAACGAACTGGCGCTACGCCAACGATTCCGGCGTTGCCCGTGTGATTTACGTCAACAAGCTCGACCGTATCGGTGCAGATTTCTACCGCGTCGTCGGCCAGGTGAAGAGAGTGCTCGGCGCCCACCCGCTGGTGATGGTGCTGCCGATCGGCACCGAGTCCGACTTCGTCGGCGTGGTCGATCTCCTGACCCGCAAGGCCCATATCTGGGATGACTCCGGCCTCCCGGAAAACTTCAAGGTCACCGACGTGCCCGCCGACATGGTGGACAAGGTCGAGGAATACCGTGCCGCCCTCATCGAAACCGCCGTCGAACAAGACGACGAGGTGATGGAGAAATACCTCGAAGGCGTGGAGCCGGATATCGAGACCGTCAAGCGTTGCATCCGCAAGGGCACCATTGATCTCGCATTCTTCCCGACCTACTGCGGCTCCTCCTTCAAGAACAAGGGCCTCCAACTCGTGCTCGACGCGGTGGTGGATTTCCTTCCTTCCCCTCCGGAAGTGAAGCCGCTCCCGGAAGTCGACGCCGAAGGCAACGAGACCGGCGAATTCGCCATCAGCGATCCGACCAAGCCGCTTCGCGCGCTCGCTTTCAAGATCATGGACGACAAGTTCGGCGCCCTGACCTTCACCCGCATCTACTCGGGCACGATCAAGAAGGGCGACACGATCCTCAACTCCTTCACCGGCAAGACCGAACGCGTCAGCCGCATGGTGGAAATGCACGCCGATGACCGCAATGAAGTCGAATCCGCCCAAGCGGGTGACATCATCGCGATCGTGGGCCTCAAGAACGTGCAAACGGGTCACACCCTTTGTGACGAGAAGAACCCGGCCACTCTCGAGCCGATGGTCTTCCCGGATCCCGTGATCTCCATCGCGGTCGCGCCGAAGGACAAGGCCAACGCCGAGAAGCTTGCTACCGCCATCGGCAAGATGGTGCAGGAAGACCCGTCCTTCCGCGTCGAAACCGACGAGGAAACCAATGAGATGATCCTCAAGGGCATGGGCGAGCTTCACCTCGACATCAAGATCGACATCCTCAAGCGCACCCACAAGGTGGAGGTCAACGTCGGCGCCCCGCAGGTCGCCTACCGCGAAACCATCACCAAGCCGGTGACGGACAGCTACACCCACAAGAAGCAGTCGGGTGGTTCCGGCCAGTACGCGAAGATCGATTACACCATCGAGCCCGGCGAACCCGGCTCCGGCTTCATCTTCGAATCGAAGGTCGTCGGCGGCAGCATCCCGAAAGAGTTCATCCCGGCCGTCGACAAGGGCTTCAAGACCTCCGTCGATAAAGGACCACTTGCTGGCTACCCTTGCTTGGACTTCAAGGTCACGCTCAACGAAGGTGGTTTCCACGCCGTGGACTCCAGCAACATCGCCTTCGAAATCGCTGCCAAGGCGGCCTACCGCCAGACCATGCCGAAGTGCGCTCCGCAGATCCTCGAGCCGATGATGAAGCTCGATGTGTTCGCGCCGGAGGAGAAGGTGGGTGACGTGATCGGCGACCTCAACCGTCGCCGGGGCATGATCCAAGGCCAGGAGCCGACCCCGGGTGGTGTTCGCGTCAAGGCCGAGGCCCCGCTCTCCGCCATGTTCGGCTACATCGGCGACCTGCGCACCATGACCTCCGGTCGTGGCCAGTTCTCCATGGAGTTCAGCCACTACGCCCCTTGCCCGAAGAACGTCTCCGACGAGGTCATCAAGGCCGCCAAGGAGCGCGAAGAGGCCAAGCGCAAGTAA
- a CDS encoding ABC transporter ATP-binding protein, producing the protein MLRRVAEVILEIDGVIKRFDDFTAVDGVSFQVCAGETVGLLGVNGAGKTTLMNMILGLTTPSGGAIRAFGMDLQKHRLEILQRSNFCTTYATLPGNLKVRANLEIFARLYSVPKPKEKVSELLELLEITKLADKSTGQLSAGESTRVNLAKALLNDPDLLLLDEPTASLDPDIADKVRKLVRHVQRTRHPAILYTSHNMRDIEEVCDRVLFLHAGKILAAGTPDEITKHFEEDDLEDVFIKIARSGELAK; encoded by the coding sequence ATGCTCCGCCGCGTGGCCGAGGTGATTCTGGAAATCGACGGGGTGATCAAGCGGTTCGACGATTTCACGGCCGTGGACGGGGTTTCCTTCCAAGTGTGTGCCGGTGAAACCGTCGGCCTGCTCGGGGTCAACGGCGCAGGGAAAACTACCCTGATGAACATGATTCTGGGCCTGACCACTCCCAGTGGCGGGGCGATACGGGCGTTTGGGATGGATTTGCAGAAGCACCGGCTGGAAATTCTCCAGCGTTCGAACTTCTGCACCACCTACGCCACCCTGCCCGGAAACCTGAAGGTCCGGGCAAATCTGGAGATTTTTGCCCGTCTCTATTCCGTCCCGAAGCCGAAAGAAAAGGTCTCCGAACTTCTGGAACTTCTAGAAATCACCAAACTGGCGGACAAATCGACCGGCCAGCTTAGTGCGGGGGAGTCCACGCGGGTGAATCTGGCGAAAGCGTTGCTGAACGATCCCGATCTGCTTTTGCTCGACGAACCGACCGCTTCGCTCGACCCGGACATCGCGGACAAGGTCCGGAAGCTTGTCCGCCACGTCCAGCGCACCCGTCATCCGGCCATTCTCTATACCTCGCACAACATGCGGGACATCGAGGAGGTCTGCGACCGCGTTCTCTTCCTCCATGCCGGGAAGATCCTCGCCGCCGGCACTCCGGACGAGATCACCAAGCACTTCGAGGAGGACGATCTGGAAGACGTCTTCATCAAGATCGCGCGTTCGGGGGAATTGGCGAAATAG
- a CDS encoding RDD family protein — translation METEPEKPQSSVPPPPDLPPPPPPSAVPPPPDIPPPPPPSAMPKPDLGPPPPSPAPPPPPGVTAAQVIKPKVAPKAEEETEEIDPFDGDPVPAAGTEAAFDNRVIAVIIDGFVAAGLYIFANVVLPSFLAYAVYAAYLLVRDALPFLEGQSVGKKLMKIRAVGPNGEKLTNDWKTSIIRNVPLAIPFFGLIEAYILYQKKEKGEPLIRLGDEWGKTRVVAVGGPSGI, via the coding sequence ATGGAAACCGAGCCTGAGAAGCCGCAGTCGTCCGTCCCGCCGCCACCGGATCTGCCACCGCCGCCACCGCCCTCCGCGGTGCCGCCGCCTCCGGACATCCCGCCACCACCGCCGCCCTCCGCGATGCCGAAGCCGGATTTGGGCCCGCCGCCACCATCACCGGCTCCGCCGCCACCCCCGGGTGTGACGGCCGCACAGGTGATCAAACCGAAGGTGGCGCCGAAAGCGGAAGAGGAGACCGAGGAGATCGATCCCTTTGACGGTGATCCGGTGCCCGCAGCGGGGACCGAGGCTGCGTTCGACAACCGGGTGATCGCCGTGATCATCGACGGCTTTGTCGCCGCGGGTCTCTATATCTTCGCCAATGTGGTCCTGCCGTCCTTCCTGGCTTATGCGGTGTACGCCGCCTATCTCCTTGTGAGGGACGCCTTGCCGTTCCTGGAAGGGCAGAGCGTGGGCAAGAAGCTCATGAAGATCCGCGCCGTGGGTCCGAATGGCGAGAAGCTCACCAACGATTGGAAGACCAGCATCATCCGGAATGTGCCACTGGCGATTCCGTTCTTCGGATTGATCGAGGCTTACATCCTTTATCAGAAGAAGGAGAAGGGAGAACCGCTCATCCGCCTCGGCGACGAGTGGGGCAAGACCCGGGTGGTCGCTGTCGGCGGGCCTTCCGGGATCTGA